The following proteins are encoded in a genomic region of Aquifex aeolicus VF5:
- a CDS encoding AtpZ/AtpI family protein, producing the protein MKGKYFIALTVGLNLVGGIIAGMLVGWGFDWAMENWFGVKTKPWGFMFFFLIGIVAGFKNAYVDLKRIEKDLKSSEEEGKNNSD; encoded by the coding sequence ATGAAGGGAAAGTACTTTATAGCTTTAACGGTAGGACTCAACTTGGTGGGCGGGATAATAGCGGGAATGCTCGTGGGATGGGGCTTTGACTGGGCTATGGAAAACTGGTTCGGCGTTAAAACAAAACCTTGGGGCTTCATGTTTTTCTTCTTGATAGGGATAGTAGCGGGCTTTAAGAACGCTTACGTTGACCTAAAGAGAATAGAAAAGGACTTAAAGTCTTCTGAAGAAGAGGGAAAGAACAACTCCGATTAA
- a CDS encoding MBL fold metallo-hydrolase, with protein MIIKVIPVGPIAVNCSVVADEKSGEAIIIDPGAEAEKILEAVKDFKVVGIVATHGHIDHVGQVGKLKELFDVPFYMNPLDKFLINDEIWSGFASYIGAVPCPEPDVEISEGDVIRVGDVEFKVLHTPGHTPGLCCLYEEKRRVLIAGDLLFKGSVGRWDLPGGNLVELKKSVKRVLTELPQDTLVICGHYDETTIGQERAFNPFAGELLNG; from the coding sequence ATGATAATTAAGGTAATACCGGTCGGTCCCATAGCCGTAAACTGCTCGGTAGTGGCGGACGAAAAGAGTGGAGAAGCCATAATAATTGACCCCGGAGCGGAGGCGGAAAAGATTTTAGAAGCTGTGAAGGACTTCAAAGTTGTGGGAATAGTTGCGACCCACGGACACATAGACCACGTGGGGCAGGTTGGGAAACTCAAAGAACTCTTTGACGTCCCTTTTTACATGAATCCACTTGACAAGTTTTTAATTAACGACGAGATTTGGAGCGGTTTTGCTTCCTACATCGGTGCGGTTCCCTGTCCCGAGCCCGATGTAGAGATAAGTGAAGGAGACGTTATAAGAGTGGGAGATGTGGAATTTAAAGTCCTTCACACACCGGGACACACGCCCGGGCTTTGCTGTCTTTACGAGGAAAAGAGGAGGGTTTTGATAGCGGGGGACCTTCTCTTTAAGGGAAGCGTGGGGAGGTGGGACCTTCCAGGAGGAAACCTCGTGGAGCTTAAAAAATCCGTAAAAAGGGTTCTTACAGAGCTTCCGCAGGACACACTCGTTATATGCGGGCACTACGACGAGACAACGATAGGGCAGGAAAGGGCTTTTAATCCCTTTGCAGGAGAGCTTTTGAATGGATGA
- the fmt gene encoding methionyl-tRNA formyltransferase, whose protein sequence is MKRILFMGTPQFAVPSLEEFAKNFKVIGVVAQPDKPAGRGKKLTPPPTKVLAQKLGIPIYQPEKKKELIPLVEELKPDCIVVVAYGKILPKEVLDLPPYKTINLHASLLPKYRGAAPIQRAIMAGEKETGNTVMLVNEEMDAGDILAQEKIPIEEEDNFLTLSEKLAKSGAKLLVNTLRLWFEGKVKPVPQNHEEATYAPPVQKEEYRICWKASAESVRDRIRGLYPNAYTTFRGNRIKILKARVVDLEGYPGEIQDTKRLIVACGEKSLEILELISPKGKKMRGEDFMRGYRPQLYEPFNSE, encoded by the coding sequence TTGAAGAGAATCCTCTTCATGGGAACTCCCCAGTTCGCGGTCCCCTCTCTGGAGGAGTTCGCTAAAAACTTCAAGGTCATAGGAGTGGTTGCCCAACCCGACAAACCGGCGGGAAGGGGAAAGAAATTAACCCCTCCACCCACCAAAGTGCTCGCCCAGAAACTGGGAATTCCCATATACCAGCCCGAGAAGAAAAAAGAATTAATACCACTCGTAGAAGAACTGAAACCAGACTGTATAGTGGTGGTCGCTTACGGAAAGATACTTCCGAAAGAAGTTCTGGACCTTCCTCCTTACAAAACGATAAACCTTCACGCCTCACTCCTTCCCAAGTACAGGGGAGCCGCACCAATCCAGAGGGCAATCATGGCTGGGGAAAAGGAAACGGGCAACACGGTCATGCTCGTAAATGAGGAGATGGACGCGGGAGACATACTCGCTCAGGAAAAAATTCCCATTGAAGAGGAAGATAACTTCCTAACCCTATCCGAAAAACTCGCAAAAAGCGGAGCTAAACTCCTCGTAAACACCCTAAGACTTTGGTTTGAAGGCAAAGTAAAGCCCGTTCCCCAGAACCACGAGGAGGCCACCTACGCCCCGCCTGTTCAAAAGGAAGAGTACAGAATTTGCTGGAAAGCTTCTGCTGAAAGTGTGAGAGACAGGATTAGAGGACTCTATCCCAACGCGTACACCACGTTCAGGGGAAACAGGATAAAGATACTAAAAGCGAGGGTTGTGGATTTGGAGGGATACCCCGGAGAGATACAGGACACGAAAAGGCTCATAGTGGCGTGCGGAGAAAAATCTTTAGAAATTCTTGAATTAATTTCGCCCAAAGGAAAGAAGATGCGCGGAGAGGACTTCATGAGGGGATACAGACCTCAGCTTTACGAACCGTTTAACTCAGAGTGA
- a CDS encoding hemolysin family protein, producing the protein MEDSLPAIYTDFLVFLFLLFASGFFSSSEVVFFSVSKPVLMKFSGNRFFKLLMKLLSKPKELLISILIGNELVNVLIASYGTKTFVELFGDKGALLAVAVSSTLIFIFGETIPKNVVLPIADRLALVYAPVFYLFHVVITPLRIILILPVQTLLKKMGVEIKEETFELTEEKLLSLIEQGIESGEFEIQEKSMIEKVLEMDEVLVREVMTPRPKIFALPEDKRVGEVVEEIKRRAHSKIPLYKDVLDNVSGIVHVKELLPIQHNRERALKEFATDVLIIPEVTTLSNFLREIKKYKIKLAVVIDEHGAVSGVVTLYDVLKWIVGEIPEEYEEEKEIEKISADTYRVGGSVSIEELAEKIGLELPEEYDYDTVSGFVMANLGRIPKKGDEFTFDGFKFIVNEVQNNKVKEVIVVRLSEEKVTK; encoded by the coding sequence ATGGAAGACTCCTTGCCTGCAATCTATACTGACTTTCTCGTCTTTCTCTTCTTACTGTTCGCTTCCGGTTTCTTTTCCTCTTCGGAAGTCGTGTTTTTCAGCGTGAGTAAGCCCGTCTTAATGAAGTTTTCAGGAAATCGGTTCTTTAAACTCTTGATGAAACTCCTATCAAAACCCAAAGAACTCCTCATATCCATACTCATAGGAAACGAGCTCGTGAACGTCCTAATAGCTTCCTACGGAACGAAAACCTTTGTAGAGCTTTTCGGAGACAAAGGTGCACTCCTTGCGGTAGCTGTGTCCTCAACACTTATATTCATATTCGGAGAGACCATTCCAAAAAACGTAGTTCTTCCAATAGCTGACCGTTTAGCACTTGTTTACGCTCCGGTGTTTTACCTATTCCACGTCGTTATTACGCCCTTGAGGATAATTCTCATCCTTCCCGTTCAGACACTCCTCAAAAAGATGGGTGTGGAGATTAAGGAGGAGACCTTCGAACTCACGGAAGAAAAACTCCTCTCCCTTATAGAACAAGGTATAGAGAGCGGGGAGTTCGAAATCCAAGAAAAGAGCATGATCGAGAAGGTACTCGAAATGGATGAGGTACTCGTGAGGGAAGTAATGACACCAAGACCTAAGATATTCGCCCTGCCCGAGGACAAAAGGGTCGGGGAAGTAGTGGAAGAGATTAAGAGAAGGGCACACAGTAAGATACCCCTTTATAAAGACGTTCTGGACAACGTGAGCGGTATAGTCCACGTTAAGGAACTACTTCCCATTCAGCACAACAGGGAAAGAGCCCTTAAGGAGTTTGCCACGGACGTCCTTATAATTCCCGAGGTAACAACACTTTCAAACTTCTTGAGGGAGATAAAGAAGTACAAGATAAAACTCGCGGTTGTTATAGACGAGCACGGTGCGGTTTCTGGAGTAGTTACCCTTTACGACGTCCTCAAGTGGATAGTAGGAGAAATACCCGAAGAGTACGAGGAGGAAAAGGAAATAGAAAAGATTTCCGCGGACACCTACAGAGTGGGCGGTTCTGTCTCAATAGAGGAACTCGCGGAAAAGATAGGACTGGAACTCCCCGAAGAGTACGATTACGACACCGTGAGCGGTTTTGTTATGGCAAACCTCGGGAGGATACCGAAGAAAGGAGACGAGTTTACTTTTGACGGCTTTAAGTTCATAGTGAACGAAGTTCAGAATAACAAAGTGAAGGAAGTAATAGTGGTGAGACTTTCCGAAGAGAAGGTGACGAAATGA
- a CDS encoding ABC transporter ATP-binding protein: MELLSIQNLTKVYKVPAGFLRKKNFFALKEVSLSIKQGDFLAIVGESGSGKSTLGKIILRLEKPTKGKVSFKGKDIFSMGKEYTRKVSAVFQDPRSSLNPRMKVEEILEEPLIVHRVKGRKERVLKVLQRVRLSEELLEKRPLQISGGQAQRVAIARALILEPELIVADEPTASLDVSVQEEILELFKELNSKGISFFFVTHDIRVVEKVANMVGVIYAGILMELGKKEEVLKNPLHPYTKFLLENVPVRHPKDRKPLKYLQEEEVSIPEEGCPFYPRCPEAMEECKKFIRRSEVNGRLLACNLY, translated from the coding sequence ATGGAACTCCTTTCTATACAGAATCTCACGAAAGTTTACAAAGTTCCCGCGGGATTTTTAAGAAAGAAGAATTTTTTCGCCCTCAAAGAGGTTTCTCTCTCCATAAAGCAAGGAGACTTTCTGGCTATCGTAGGAGAAAGCGGTTCGGGAAAGAGCACCTTGGGAAAGATAATCCTGAGACTTGAAAAACCTACTAAAGGAAAGGTTTCATTTAAAGGTAAGGACATCTTTAGTATGGGAAAGGAGTATACGAGGAAGGTTTCCGCTGTATTTCAGGACCCGAGGAGTTCGCTCAATCCCAGAATGAAGGTGGAGGAAATCCTCGAAGAACCGTTAATAGTTCACAGAGTAAAGGGAAGGAAAGAGAGAGTATTAAAGGTCCTACAAAGAGTTCGCCTGAGTGAGGAACTGCTTGAAAAGAGACCGCTCCAGATTTCGGGAGGTCAGGCTCAGAGGGTGGCAATAGCGAGGGCTTTGATTTTAGAACCCGAACTTATAGTGGCTGACGAGCCCACCGCGTCTTTGGACGTATCCGTTCAGGAGGAAATATTGGAACTCTTCAAGGAATTAAATTCAAAAGGTATAAGCTTTTTCTTTGTAACCCACGACATAAGAGTAGTGGAAAAGGTGGCAAACATGGTAGGCGTGATTTACGCGGGAATCCTCATGGAACTGGGAAAGAAAGAAGAGGTTCTTAAAAATCCCCTTCACCCCTACACAAAGTTCCTTCTGGAGAACGTTCCCGTGAGACACCCGAAGGACAGAAAACCCTTAAAATACCTTCAGGAGGAGGAGGTGAGCATTCCCGAAGAAGGATGTCCCTTCTATCCGAGGTGTCCCGAGGCTATGGAAGAGTGTAAAAAATTCATAAGGAGGTCGGAGGTTAATGGAAGACTCCTTGCCTGCAATCTATACTGA
- the hemN gene encoding oxygen-independent coproporphyrinogen III oxidase translates to MKAEFDKELIKKYDRPGPRYTSYPPATEFTEEVKEDEYVKRLIKSNERKTPLSLYFHIPFCEQRCLYCGCNVIISHRKGIEEPYLERVCREMDLVSQYLDKDRKVIQLHWGGGTPNYLSPEQIKWFMEEIRKRFEFGDNAEISIELDPRYLTDEQIKAIKDAGFNRISLGVQDLDPKVQQAVNRVQPYELIKEKMEKLREAGFESINLDLIYGLPYQTKESFEKTVEKVIELNPDRIATYSFAYIPQVKPHQQLLPKEALPSAEEKLRIFEMVINKFQEAGYVYIGMDHFAKPEDELAVAQRKGELWRNFQGYTTKKGVELLGFGATSIGMLYDSYFQNWKTLRDYNKTVDEGKIPVFRGYVLNEDDFIRREVIMDIMCNLGVEFSKIENMFGINFREYFAKELEELKEMEEDGLIKVEEDRIKIMPVGRLLIRNVAMVFDAHLRRKKELNFSRTI, encoded by the coding sequence ATGAAAGCCGAGTTTGACAAGGAGCTTATAAAGAAGTACGACAGACCCGGACCAAGGTACACGAGCTACCCTCCCGCAACGGAGTTCACCGAAGAGGTAAAAGAAGACGAGTACGTAAAGAGACTAATAAAGAGCAACGAAAGGAAAACACCCCTATCCCTTTACTTTCACATACCCTTCTGCGAACAGAGGTGCCTTTACTGCGGTTGTAATGTGATAATTTCCCACCGGAAAGGGATTGAGGAGCCCTATCTTGAAAGAGTTTGCAGGGAGATGGATTTAGTTTCCCAGTATCTCGACAAAGACAGAAAAGTTATACAGCTCCACTGGGGTGGCGGAACGCCGAATTACCTCTCACCCGAGCAGATAAAGTGGTTCATGGAAGAGATAAGAAAGAGATTTGAGTTCGGAGATAATGCAGAGATTTCCATAGAGCTTGACCCGAGATACTTGACCGATGAGCAAATAAAGGCGATAAAGGATGCGGGCTTCAACAGGATTAGTCTCGGAGTTCAGGACCTTGATCCGAAAGTCCAGCAAGCCGTAAACAGAGTTCAGCCCTACGAACTCATAAAGGAGAAAATGGAAAAATTGAGGGAGGCTGGCTTTGAAAGTATTAACCTAGACCTCATATACGGTCTCCCTTACCAAACAAAGGAAAGTTTTGAGAAAACTGTGGAAAAGGTGATAGAACTGAACCCCGACAGAATAGCGACTTACAGCTTCGCTTACATTCCGCAGGTAAAACCCCACCAGCAACTCCTGCCAAAGGAAGCGCTCCCCTCTGCAGAAGAAAAGTTAAGAATTTTTGAGATGGTTATAAATAAGTTTCAGGAAGCAGGATACGTTTACATAGGTATGGATCACTTCGCAAAACCCGAGGACGAACTCGCGGTAGCTCAAAGGAAGGGAGAACTCTGGAGGAACTTTCAGGGATACACTACTAAGAAGGGAGTTGAGCTTCTCGGTTTTGGAGCTACTTCAATAGGTATGCTTTACGACTCTTACTTCCAGAACTGGAAAACGCTCAGGGACTACAACAAAACTGTGGACGAGGGGAAAATACCCGTATTCAGGGGATACGTTCTCAACGAAGACGACTTCATAAGAAGGGAAGTCATTATGGACATAATGTGCAACCTCGGAGTGGAATTTTCCAAAATAGAGAATATGTTCGGTATAAACTTCAGGGAGTACTTCGCCAAAGAGCTTGAAGAACTTAAAGAGATGGAGGAGGATGGACTCATAAAGGTGGAAGAAGACAGGATAAAGATAATGCCTGTGGGAAGGCTTCTCATAAGGAACGTTGCCATGGTATTTGACGCACATCTCAGGAGGAAAAAGGAACTGAATTTCTCCAGAACCATATAA
- the uvrC gene encoding excinuclease ABC subunit UvrC translates to MAKTGKVENLIQNAPEKPGVYLFKKGNRPIYIGKAKNLKKRLLQHLKASEYDSKERAIISNSDNLEWIVTRNEYEALVLEIDLIQQYKPRYNVLHKFGGGYPMLLLTKDEYPTIKVVRGTEHEGELFGPFLQSKKAYKVKKLIHNLFKLRTCDPLPKRSEPCMDYHLGLCSAPCCGFVSKEEYELAVSSARALLTGEVAEVLPKLYEKIEEFSKELMFEKCAHIRDQIIALENLAKGQAVSALPFREGDIFYKFGSRLGLLLVRSSKLVSKEIFDLESDEEVEEVILGYYYSNYVPRKVITNFELSEEVKEWIRNRAKGEVEFSGEIPKELKEVLEENLGEGINEEVLKKEFAEKLGMPVPRVIEGFDISHFYGEDIVGSCVVWKGGKMSKKDYRRYKVKTISRIDDYLALEEVLTRRAKRILKGEVEKPDIWLIDGGKGQLNVGIRVKKRTGLDVKVFSLAKEEEIIYTEDGREIRLKENPILYRVFGEIRDEAHRFALSYNRKLREKRYMEDILSKIKGIGEQKKKIIYKNFETLYDFIEAKDEELRRLGINPSLKQEVKKWLS, encoded by the coding sequence ATGGCTAAAACTGGAAAAGTGGAAAACTTAATCCAAAACGCCCCCGAAAAACCGGGAGTTTACTTATTTAAGAAAGGAAATAGACCTATCTACATCGGAAAAGCTAAAAATCTGAAAAAGAGACTCCTTCAACACCTGAAGGCTTCCGAATACGACTCCAAAGAAAGGGCAATAATTTCAAACTCAGACAACCTTGAGTGGATTGTAACGAGAAACGAGTACGAAGCGCTGGTTTTAGAAATTGACTTAATACAGCAATATAAACCGAGGTACAACGTCCTACACAAGTTCGGGGGCGGTTATCCTATGCTCTTACTCACAAAAGACGAATACCCTACCATCAAGGTAGTCAGGGGAACAGAGCACGAGGGGGAACTTTTCGGGCCATTTCTTCAGAGCAAAAAAGCTTACAAGGTTAAAAAGCTTATACACAACCTCTTCAAGCTGAGAACCTGCGACCCGCTACCCAAAAGGAGTGAACCCTGTATGGATTACCACTTAGGACTTTGCAGTGCTCCCTGTTGCGGTTTCGTGTCTAAAGAGGAGTACGAGCTTGCGGTGAGTTCCGCCAGAGCACTTCTTACGGGAGAGGTTGCAGAAGTTCTTCCCAAGCTCTACGAAAAGATAGAGGAGTTCTCAAAGGAACTCATGTTTGAAAAGTGTGCACACATAAGGGATCAGATAATCGCCCTTGAAAACCTCGCAAAGGGACAGGCGGTAAGCGCCCTTCCCTTTAGGGAAGGAGACATATTCTACAAGTTCGGTTCAAGGCTCGGGCTCCTTTTAGTAAGGAGTTCCAAGCTCGTGAGCAAAGAGATTTTTGACTTGGAAAGTGATGAAGAAGTTGAGGAAGTAATCCTCGGATACTACTACTCAAACTACGTTCCGAGAAAAGTAATAACGAACTTTGAACTCTCTGAGGAAGTGAAAGAGTGGATAAGGAACAGGGCAAAGGGAGAGGTTGAGTTTTCGGGAGAAATACCAAAGGAGCTAAAGGAAGTTTTGGAAGAAAACCTCGGGGAGGGAATAAACGAGGAGGTTCTGAAAAAGGAGTTTGCTGAAAAGTTAGGAATGCCTGTACCAAGAGTTATAGAAGGTTTTGACATTTCCCACTTTTACGGAGAGGACATCGTAGGCTCTTGCGTGGTCTGGAAAGGGGGAAAGATGAGCAAGAAAGATTACAGAAGGTATAAAGTGAAAACTATAAGCCGGATAGACGATTACTTGGCCCTTGAAGAGGTTTTAACGAGGAGGGCAAAGAGGATTTTAAAGGGAGAGGTAGAAAAGCCCGATATCTGGCTAATAGACGGGGGTAAAGGGCAACTAAACGTAGGGATAAGAGTTAAAAAACGCACGGGACTTGACGTAAAGGTTTTCAGTCTGGCAAAGGAAGAGGAAATCATTTACACGGAAGACGGCAGGGAAATAAGGCTAAAGGAAAATCCCATACTTTACAGGGTTTTCGGGGAGATAAGGGATGAGGCTCACAGGTTTGCCCTGAGCTACAATAGAAAACTCAGGGAGAAGAGGTACATGGAGGACATACTATCAAAGATAAAAGGGATAGGAGAGCAAAAGAAGAAGATAATTTACAAAAACTTTGAAACTCTTTACGACTTTATAGAGGCTAAAGACGAGGAGTTGAGAAGGCTGGGAATAAACCCTTCTCTGAAGCAGGAGGTGAAGAAGTGGTTAAGTTAG
- a CDS encoding archease produces MVKLDYEPVYDITADAGIRVRAKTLEELFCHAILATFNEITDIDKVEPKEEYEIQAQNDMPFLLADIINEALVLHESKHFVASECEVLELKEDFVKVKLKGEKFDPKRHPSKLVIKAATYHRLRVEKKNEHWEAEVIFDI; encoded by the coding sequence GTGGTTAAGTTAGATTACGAGCCTGTTTACGACATAACCGCGGATGCGGGCATAAGGGTAAGGGCGAAAACACTGGAAGAACTATTCTGCCACGCCATTCTCGCAACCTTCAACGAGATAACCGACATAGACAAGGTAGAACCAAAAGAAGAATACGAAATTCAGGCTCAAAACGATATGCCGTTCCTGCTTGCGGACATAATAAACGAGGCACTAGTTCTGCACGAGTCTAAACACTTTGTGGCAAGCGAGTGTGAAGTTCTGGAACTGAAAGAGGATTTCGTAAAGGTAAAACTGAAGGGGGAAAAGTTTGACCCTAAAAGACACCCTTCAAAGCTAGTCATAAAGGCGGCGACCTACCACAGACTGAGGGTGGAGAAGAAGAACGAACATTGGGAAGCTGAGGTAATCTTTGACATATGA
- the panC gene encoding pantoate--beta-alanine ligase produces MPLLFKKIKDLRNFLKNKRCEGKEIGFVPTMGYLHEGHRQLIKLARMQNDIVVVSIFVNPTQFGEGEDYDRYPRDLERDLEICEEEGVDVVFAPEVDEIYPKGYRTKVCVGELGKVLEGEFRPGHFDGVATIVVKLFNIVQPNRAYFGEKDYQQLKIIEQVVEDLNIPVEIVPVPIVREEDGLAYSSRNVYLSPEERESALSIYKSFLLAEKMIKAGERDAKRIKEAIRAFIERHPHVKGVDYVEITDQNLNPKETVEKGDRILVAVRVGNARLIDNWKVQS; encoded by the coding sequence ATGCCACTCCTGTTTAAGAAAATTAAGGACTTGAGAAACTTCCTGAAAAACAAGAGGTGTGAAGGAAAGGAAATAGGCTTCGTTCCCACCATGGGATACCTCCATGAAGGGCACAGACAGCTTATAAAACTCGCCAGAATGCAGAACGACATAGTTGTTGTGAGCATCTTCGTGAACCCGACTCAGTTCGGAGAGGGAGAAGACTACGACAGGTATCCGAGGGATCTGGAGAGAGACCTTGAAATCTGCGAAGAAGAGGGTGTTGACGTTGTATTTGCACCGGAAGTTGACGAAATATACCCGAAGGGCTATAGAACTAAGGTGTGCGTAGGGGAACTCGGTAAGGTACTGGAAGGAGAGTTCAGACCGGGACACTTTGACGGAGTGGCTACGATAGTCGTAAAACTCTTTAACATAGTTCAGCCAAACAGGGCGTACTTCGGGGAAAAGGATTACCAGCAACTCAAGATAATAGAGCAGGTGGTGGAGGACCTCAACATTCCCGTTGAGATAGTTCCCGTGCCGATAGTGAGGGAAGAAGACGGACTCGCTTACAGCTCCAGAAACGTTTACCTCTCCCCAGAAGAGAGGGAATCAGCCCTTTCCATTTACAAGTCCTTCCTCCTCGCGGAGAAGATGATAAAGGCGGGAGAGAGGGATGCAAAAAGGATAAAGGAGGCGATAAGGGCTTTTATAGAGAGACACCCTCACGTTAAGGGAGTGGACTACGTGGAGATAACGGACCAGAACTTAAACCCGAAGGAAACTGTTGAGAAGGGGGACAGAATTCTAGTCGCTGTAAGGGTAGGAAATGCCAGACTCATAGACAACTGGAAGGTGCAGTCTTGA
- a CDS encoding bile acid:sodium symporter family transporter has protein sequence MKDFSFLLILVSLSLLGILFPEFFANLKPLILPLLIVIMLSMGLTLTPEDFKEIARKPFIVFYGALLQYTVMPLSGYLLSKLFKLPPELLVGVVLVGSAPGGTASNLITYLSRGDLSYSISMTTTSTLLSPLFTPLWTYVLAGKYVEVPFLSMFETTLKIVIVPVLLGMVLRYFLRYQINKVEKFLPFLAVFSISLIIAVIFALNSKLLKELSFLVLSVVLIHNVLGFLLGYLFGLLAGLDKRKVKALSIEVGMQNSGLSTVLALKYFSKVSALPSAIFSLSQNLIGVVLSLFFRRL, from the coding sequence ATGAAGGACTTTTCCTTTTTACTCATTCTCGTATCGCTCTCGCTCCTCGGGATACTCTTTCCTGAATTCTTCGCAAACCTAAAACCCCTTATACTTCCCCTCCTGATAGTGATTATGCTCTCAATGGGGCTCACGCTTACCCCTGAGGACTTCAAGGAAATAGCGAGAAAGCCCTTTATAGTCTTTTACGGTGCACTTTTGCAGTACACGGTAATGCCCCTGAGCGGTTATCTTCTCTCAAAACTCTTCAAACTTCCCCCGGAACTGCTTGTGGGCGTTGTGCTCGTCGGGAGTGCTCCGGGCGGAACCGCCTCCAATTTGATAACTTACCTATCCAGAGGAGATTTATCTTACTCAATCTCAATGACGACCACATCAACCCTACTCTCACCTCTTTTTACCCCACTATGGACATACGTTCTCGCGGGCAAGTACGTAGAAGTTCCATTCCTTTCTATGTTTGAAACTACCTTGAAGATAGTTATAGTTCCCGTTTTACTCGGTATGGTTCTTCGCTACTTCCTGAGATACCAAATAAACAAAGTTGAAAAGTTTTTACCTTTCCTGGCGGTTTTCTCAATTTCCCTCATAATCGCTGTAATATTTGCCCTGAACTCAAAACTTTTAAAGGAACTCTCTTTTCTCGTTCTGAGTGTGGTTTTGATTCACAACGTCCTCGGTTTTCTCCTGGGATACCTTTTCGGGCTGTTGGCCGGGCTTGATAAAAGGAAGGTGAAAGCCCTTTCAATAGAGGTGGGTATGCAAAACTCTGGACTTTCCACGGTTCTCGCTCTAAAGTACTTTTCAAAAGTCTCCGCTCTTCCCTCCGCTATTTTTAGTCTCTCACAGAACTTAATCGGAGTTGTTCTTTCCCTCTTCTTCAGAAGACTTTAA
- the thiL gene encoding thiamine-phosphate kinase has translation MRLKELGEFGLIDLIKKTLESKVIGDDTAPVEYCSKKLLLTTDVLNEGVHFLRSYIPEAVGWKAISVNVSDVIANGGLPKWALISLNLPEDLEVSYVERFYIGVKRACEFYKCEVVGGNISKSEKIGISVFLVGETERFVGRDGARLGDSVFVSGTLGDSRAGLELLLMEKEEYEPFELALIQRHLRPTARIDYVKHIQKYANASMDISDGLVADANHLAQRSGVKIEILSEKLPLSNELKMYCEKYGKNPIEYALFGGEDYQLLFTHPKERWNPFLDMTEIGRVEEGEGVFVDGKKVEPKGWKHF, from the coding sequence ATGAGACTGAAAGAATTAGGAGAATTCGGACTCATAGACCTTATAAAGAAAACCCTCGAGAGTAAAGTCATAGGAGACGATACCGCTCCCGTAGAGTACTGTTCAAAAAAACTCCTCCTTACCACGGACGTTCTGAACGAGGGCGTACACTTTTTAAGGAGCTACATTCCCGAAGCGGTGGGATGGAAGGCGATAAGCGTTAACGTGAGCGATGTCATTGCAAACGGAGGACTTCCAAAGTGGGCACTCATTTCACTGAACCTTCCGGAGGATTTGGAGGTTTCCTACGTGGAAAGGTTTTACATAGGCGTTAAGAGGGCTTGCGAGTTTTACAAGTGTGAGGTGGTGGGAGGGAATATATCAAAAAGCGAGAAAATAGGGATTTCGGTATTCCTCGTAGGTGAGACGGAGAGGTTCGTGGGAAGAGACGGGGCAAGACTAGGAGACAGCGTATTCGTGTCGGGAACGCTCGGAGACTCGAGGGCAGGACTTGAACTCCTTTTAATGGAAAAGGAGGAATACGAGCCCTTTGAACTCGCCCTTATCCAGAGACATTTAAGACCTACAGCCAGAATAGACTACGTGAAGCACATTCAAAAGTATGCAAACGCCAGTATGGACATAAGTGACGGGCTTGTGGCAGATGCAAATCACCTTGCCCAAAGGAGCGGCGTCAAGATAGAAATACTTTCCGAAAAGCTACCCCTCTCCAACGAACTGAAAATGTACTGCGAGAAGTACGGAAAAAATCCTATAGAGTATGCACTCTTTGGCGGAGAGGACTACCAGCTCCTCTTCACACACCCAAAAGAGAGGTGGAATCCCTTTCTAGACATGACGGAAATAGGAAGAGTGGAAGAAGGCGAAGGTGTGTTCGTAGATGGAAAGAAAGTTGAGCCAAAGGGCTGGAAACACTTTTAA